Genomic segment of Pseudothermotoga hypogea DSM 11164 = NBRC 106472:
GCTGTTTGAAATTGTGCTTTGTCATCGTTTGAACCTTCCTCGCCTGAGCATAATCGACACCGCTCGTTGAAGCTCCTTCCATGAGTCTCTGTCTGACATCGTCGGAAAAGAGTTCTGGACGATCTTTCAACCTCTCTCTGTGGAAGGCCGCTGCCTCTGTCTGGGTGATCAAACCGTTGGCCGCCGCTGCGTCCTTGAGCCATTCCAAAGGTTTCTCCTCGATGACCGCACCAAGTCGCTTCAGCACATGACACGCTTCATCCACGATCTTCAAGATTCTCTCGTCGGCTTTGGAAACAAAATCACCCGCAACTTTCAGCACCTTTATTCCTTTGGGAAACTTCTCAAAATCGGGCTCTCTGAGCGGTGCTCTCTGAGAGAAAGGATCCTGCACGTCGTGTTTCGAAATCACTTTCAGCACGATCCAAGCATCCTCGACAGAGTTTGCGATCGGTCCGACGTGATCCAGATGCCAAGAGAGAGGCATTACACCCCTCACGCTGATCCTACCGTAGGTGGGTTTCAATCCCACGACGCCACACAGTGCCGAGGGAATCCTTATGGAACCGCCGGTGTCCGTGCCGAGCGCTGCCAGTACCGCGTTTGTGGCGACTGCGACCGCAGAACCTCCAGACGAACCACCCGAGATCCTTTTTGGATCGTGTGGATTTCTACACGGTCCGAAGTGTGGATTGTTGTTCGTCACACCGAGAGCAATCTCGTGCAGGTTCGTCTTTCCAACGATTATTGCCCCCGCCTTCTTCAATTGTTGTATCACGAAGGCATCATCTTTCGCAAAATTATCCTTGAAGAACAGGCTTCCGGCCGTTGTCTTCAAACCCGCAACGTCGATCAGATCTTTCACGGCTATGGGCACTCCGTACAACGGTGGAAGTTTCTTTGTGAGAGATTTTTCCAATATCTGCACAGTTCTCATCGCTCCATCGTAGTCGAGACTGATGAAGACTCCAAGGTGCTTCGTTTCTTCTATCTTCCTGAAACATTCTTCGACGACCTCTCGGGGTCTGATTTTTCTCTGCGCATACAGTTTCAGCAACTCTCTTATTCTCACCAAAATCACCTCAGCTTCATCTTTGGACCATCCTGGACGAACTTTCCTCTGAAGGAAGGTTCTTCCAGCAACAGATGGCTGTCCAAGTCGTGGAAATCGAAGGCGCCAGTTCCCAGTGCGAATTGAACGCTCTGATTGATCCCAAGGCTCGACTCAGCCATGCATCCGATCATCAATTTAATGTTGGAAGCTTTTGCCATTTCGACGATCGCGAGCGCATCGCTGATACCACTCTTCATGAGCTTTATGTTGACGTAGTCCACCGCTTCTTCTTTGATCAATCTCAACACGTCGTACTTCCTCTTGGCAGACTCGTCCGCCGCCACGGGGAAGGGACAGTGGAACCTCACGTACCTGAGCCCCTCGACGTCGTACCAAACCACGGGCTGTTCGTAGACTGCGATGTCCACGCCAGAGCGGTACAGAACGTTCGCAAACTCGACAGCCTGCTTGGGCGTGTAACCCATGTTCGCATCGACTATGTAGTCGGCTCCTTTCGTTACTCTCGCGATCTCCAGCATTGCGTCGATGTCTTCTTTCAGATTTTCCCCCACCTTTACCTTGATAGTTCTGAAACCCTCTTTGAAGATCTCTTCCGCATCCTTCACTCTGTTCTCAACCGTGTCTATGCCCACCGTTTTGTCCGTCTCGATCTCTTCTTTTGCACCACCCAAGAACTCCGCCACGGTTATACCCAGCTCTTCGCACAGCCCATCGAGAACGGCGAACTGAACGGCGGCCTTCAAACTTGGCGTCGCCAAGAGCTTATCTGTGATCTCGAAAATCTTTGCGTAGTTGCGCACGTCCAGACCGATCAGATTCTCCCTCAAAAAGTCTTCCATCGTCAAGAGCATCTCCACTTTCTCGCCGTTGACTCTGAAGGATGGAGATGCCTCACCGCGTGCCACGATGCCGCTGTCCAGGAGCAACTCCACATCAACGTTGTTCGCCTCCGTGGATACGCTACCAGTGATGTGGAAAGGTTTTCTGTAAGTGTACTTTTTCAAAATGAGGCGAACATCTTTGATCTTTCCCAACCTTCACACCTCCCAACCTTCAAAGCGCACCACTTCTATGTGTGTTTCGAGGTGCACTTTCTTGTTGTGCGTCTCGGCTTCGCCAAGCTGGTTGTCCGTGGGATCTTCTCTGTAGAACCTCGGTTCGGGCACGAACTGTTTCATGAAGTCGTCGTTGGCGACCATTCTGAAGCCGTCGAGGTTCCCAAAGTAAAAGCTGCGGAGTTTCTCATCGTACCTCCTCGCACCACCGAAAGAGGGATCCGCAGGGAGCCATCCGTACGGTTCGACATAAAAGAGCGCCCAATCGTGTGGCGAGACAAAGTAAGGTGTCACGTACCAACCCGACTGCCATCTCGCAGGAACCTTCGCGATCCTGCACATGGTTATGAACAAGAGCGCTTGAAAGCCACAATCACCTCTCAGGTTCTCTGCGACGTATTGGGATATGTTTTCGTAAGTTGAGTAGGGTCTCACGTAAGAATACCTCACCTTAGTCGTGATCCAGTCGTAAATACGTTTAGCTTTCAGATAAGGGTTCGTTTCGTTGTTCACGATTTGCTGAGTGAGATGTCTTATGTAATGCGTGAAAACTATGTGGGGAGGTTCTTCATCCAAGAATTCATCCATGTCGCACGTTTGAACCTCAGAAGGATCTATCTTGTTGATCCACTCTCGAATCTTGTATCCGAATTCTACAACGTATTCCTTGCTTGTCCCTTCGAAAAAGATCGTTCTCTGTGGAACATCATTGTCCGCCAAGAAATAATTCTCGTCGCTGACGTAGAGCAATTTCACATCCTCTACTTGAAGACCCTTCTTTGGAAACGGAAGCCAGACTCTGAAGTAGTCATCGTGTGAATCCACTTTCACCTTCAATTTCACTTGTATCGTGTAAGTCTTTGGTGCAGCCCCTTCGGCTAGCGCCCTTATTCTTCGCTCGATCAACTCTCTGTGTTCTTCTTCCTCCGGATCTCTTTTCATCCTGTTCTTGTACTCTGGCCGAGCGAAACCGATGTTCTGAATGAACCTCTCGAAGAACCTTCTCTTTCTGTTGACGAGTATGAAGTCAACACAACCTTCGTCGATGAGTCTGTAGAATTCTTCGTAATCGAGATCTCTGATCATTTCTTTTGCTTTTTCCAGAGCGTCCGATTCGTCGTACGGGTATGCAGCGAGCAATCTCTTGATCCTGAACTTTTCGTACTCGAGTCGCTGCCTTTGTAGATCGCTGATCCGTGTGTCTCTTAACCACCTGTCAATCAACGCCATCGCCGCTTCCCAGTCGCCGATCTCTTCGAACCGTCGCACGTTCTCAGGAATGCCGCACACCAGGAACTCATGCACGTTGAACACCCCCAACATTCGACAAGGCCTTCAACTTTTCTAATGTTTCAGGAATGTCCCTTTCGAACCTGTTCAAA
This window contains:
- a CDS encoding Asp-tRNA(Asn)/Glu-tRNA(Gln) amidotransferase GatCAB subunit A; this encodes MRIRELLKLYAQRKIRPREVVEECFRKIEETKHLGVFISLDYDGAMRTVQILEKSLTKKLPPLYGVPIAVKDLIDVAGLKTTAGSLFFKDNFAKDDAFVIQQLKKAGAIIVGKTNLHEIALGVTNNNPHFGPCRNPHDPKRISGGSSGGSAVAVATNAVLAALGTDTGGSIRIPSALCGVVGLKPTYGRISVRGVMPLSWHLDHVGPIANSVEDAWIVLKVISKHDVQDPFSQRAPLREPDFEKFPKGIKVLKVAGDFVSKADERILKIVDEACHVLKRLGAVIEEKPLEWLKDAAAANGLITQTEAAAFHRERLKDRPELFSDDVRQRLMEGASTSGVDYAQARKVQTMTKHNFKQLFSQYDLLVLPTVPIVAPFIEGENAVEMARRLTRFTAEFNISHLPAISVPFGRVDNLPVGVQFVTKWWREDLLVQIAHAFERATREAP
- a CDS encoding L-Ala-D/L-Glu epimerase; translated protein: MGKIKDVRLILKKYTYRKPFHITGSVSTEANNVDVELLLDSGIVARGEASPSFRVNGEKVEMLLTMEDFLRENLIGLDVRNYAKIFEITDKLLATPSLKAAVQFAVLDGLCEELGITVAEFLGGAKEEIETDKTVGIDTVENRVKDAEEIFKEGFRTIKVKVGENLKEDIDAMLEIARVTKGADYIVDANMGYTPKQAVEFANVLYRSGVDIAVYEQPVVWYDVEGLRYVRFHCPFPVAADESAKRKYDVLRLIKEEAVDYVNIKLMKSGISDALAIVEMAKASNIKLMIGCMAESSLGINQSVQFALGTGAFDFHDLDSHLLLEEPSFRGKFVQDGPKMKLR
- a CDS encoding transglutaminase-like domain-containing protein, which gives rise to MHEFLVCGIPENVRRFEEIGDWEAAMALIDRWLRDTRISDLQRQRLEYEKFRIKRLLAAYPYDESDALEKAKEMIRDLDYEEFYRLIDEGCVDFILVNRKRRFFERFIQNIGFARPEYKNRMKRDPEEEEHRELIERRIRALAEGAAPKTYTIQVKLKVKVDSHDDYFRVWLPFPKKGLQVEDVKLLYVSDENYFLADNDVPQRTIFFEGTSKEYVVEFGYKIREWINKIDPSEVQTCDMDEFLDEEPPHIVFTHYIRHLTQQIVNNETNPYLKAKRIYDWITTKVRYSYVRPYSTYENISQYVAENLRGDCGFQALLFITMCRIAKVPARWQSGWYVTPYFVSPHDWALFYVEPYGWLPADPSFGGARRYDEKLRSFYFGNLDGFRMVANDDFMKQFVPEPRFYREDPTDNQLGEAETHNKKVHLETHIEVVRFEGWEV